A single window of Sparus aurata chromosome 22, fSpaAur1.1, whole genome shotgun sequence DNA harbors:
- the LOC115574130 gene encoding proline-rich nuclear receptor coactivator 1-like: MLDGSPAHSDEANIGNVENNNPISLISSSDGVNKTRQALLKKGGRKLRSTAPLHHQKPSRSSPNIRLADHNNNNTLTAASANKPSAQPGAELPAGTQTVLTLHHLKQGAKKELLKSKGGRLERGTMQAGGQPARNLPRHDPAAQNGITRSQKPKQSQTPGASPSTKKKDNSSPARPTSLREQKRPLHVSNNMKIVNTLPAEVVPEYLKDGDKAYAGAKFSEPPSPSVLPKPPSHWVGEDKPQRGNQSREQMTVHLKSLLKVQDKS; the protein is encoded by the exons ATGTTGGACGGATCTCCGGCACACAGCGATGAAGCCAACATCGGCAACGTCGAAAACAACAACCCGATATCGCTGATTTCGAGCAGCGATGGGGTGAACAAGACGAGGCAAGCGCTGCTGAAGAAAGGAGGCAGGAAGCTGCGGTCGACGGCGCCGCTGCATCACCAGAAACCCTCGAGAAGCAGCCCCAACATCCGCCTCGCcgaccacaacaacaacaacactctgACAGCTGCGTCTGCCAACAAACCCTCAGCTCAGCCCGGTGCCGAGCTCCCTGCCGGGACACAGACAGTACTGACCCTCCATCATCTCAAACAGGGAGCCAAGAAAGAG CTGCTGAAATCCAAAGGTGGAAGATTGGAGCGAGGGACCATGCAGGCAGGGGGCCAACCTGCCCGCAACCTGCCCAGACATGATCCAGCCGCCCAGAACGGGATCACACGGAGCCAGAAACCCAAGCAGAGCCAAACCCCCGGTGCTTCTCCCTCCACAAAGAAGAAAGACAACAGTAGCCCCGCTCGGCCCACCTCTCTCCGAGAGCAGAAAAGACCCCTCCACGTCTCCAACAACATGAAGATCGTGAACACACTGCCTGCTGAAGTTGTGCCCGAATACCTCAAAGATGGCGACAAGGCTTACGCCGGAGCTAAATTCAGTGAGCCGCCCTCGCCCAGTGTCTTACCCAAACCACCCAGTCACTGGGTCGGAGAAGACAAGCCTCAGCGGGGCAACCAAAGCCGAGAGCAAATGACTGTTCACTTAAAGTCGCTGCTGAAGGTTCAGGATAAATCCTGA